A window from Micromonospora terminaliae encodes these proteins:
- a CDS encoding cobyric acid synthase produces the protein MSGGLLVAGTTSDAGKSVLTAGICRWLRRRGVRVAPFKAQNMSNNSAVVVGPDGRGGEIGRAQAMQAAACGLAPDLRFNPVLLKPGSDHASQVVLLGEAVDTVTAGNYRELRPRLAETAYAALAELRAEYDVVICEGAGSPAEINLRAGDYVNMGLARHAGLPAVVVGDIDRGGVFASMFGTVALLDPADQALVAGFVINKFRGDLGLLRPGLDMLHRVTGRPTLGVLPWALDLWLDAEDSLAYGRVLGRPAAPRGTDWLDVAVVRLPRISNATDVEALATEPGVRVRLTIEPAELAAADLVVLPGSKSTVADLAWLRETGLADAVLAHAAAGKPLLGICGGFQMLSRAIHDPVESRQGSVPGLGLIPVEITFDPRKTVRRAAGTAAGDVPVHGYEIHHGQVSDADPGLPPLLRYTDGTGEGARLGAIQGTHWHGAFESDGFRRRFLTEVAALSGRTGFKVAPDTSFAAARERTLDLLGDLVEEHLDTDALWRLIESGPPADLPFIPPGAPTI, from the coding sequence ATGAGCGGCGGGCTGCTGGTCGCCGGAACCACCTCCGACGCCGGCAAGAGCGTGCTCACCGCCGGCATCTGCCGCTGGCTGCGCCGCCGGGGTGTGCGGGTCGCCCCGTTCAAGGCGCAGAACATGTCCAACAACTCGGCCGTGGTGGTCGGGCCGGACGGGCGCGGCGGCGAGATCGGCCGGGCCCAGGCCATGCAGGCCGCCGCCTGCGGGCTCGCCCCGGACCTGCGCTTCAACCCGGTGCTGCTGAAGCCGGGCAGCGACCACGCCAGCCAGGTGGTGCTGCTCGGCGAGGCGGTCGACACGGTCACCGCCGGCAACTACCGGGAGCTGCGTCCCCGGCTCGCCGAGACGGCGTACGCGGCGCTGGCCGAGCTGCGGGCCGAGTACGACGTGGTGATCTGTGAGGGGGCCGGCAGCCCGGCCGAGATCAACCTGCGGGCCGGCGACTACGTGAACATGGGGCTGGCGCGGCACGCCGGCCTGCCCGCCGTCGTGGTCGGTGACATCGACCGGGGCGGCGTCTTCGCCTCGATGTTCGGCACGGTCGCGCTGCTCGACCCGGCCGACCAGGCCCTCGTCGCCGGCTTCGTGATCAACAAGTTCCGGGGCGACCTCGGGCTGCTCCGGCCGGGGCTGGACATGCTGCACCGGGTCACCGGCCGGCCGACCCTCGGCGTGCTGCCCTGGGCGCTCGACCTCTGGCTGGACGCGGAGGACTCGCTGGCGTACGGGCGGGTGCTCGGCCGGCCGGCGGCGCCCCGGGGGACCGACTGGCTGGACGTGGCGGTGGTCCGGCTGCCCCGGATCAGCAACGCCACCGACGTCGAGGCGCTGGCCACCGAGCCCGGCGTCCGGGTCCGGCTGACCATCGAGCCGGCCGAGCTGGCCGCCGCCGACCTGGTCGTACTGCCCGGCTCCAAGTCCACAGTGGCCGACCTGGCCTGGCTGCGGGAGACCGGCCTGGCCGACGCCGTCCTGGCGCACGCCGCCGCGGGCAAGCCGCTGCTCGGCATCTGCGGTGGGTTCCAGATGCTGTCCCGGGCCATCCACGACCCCGTGGAGAGCCGCCAGGGGAGCGTGCCCGGCCTCGGGTTGATCCCCGTCGAGATCACCTTCGACCCGCGCAAGACGGTCCGGCGGGCCGCCGGCACCGCGGCCGGGGACGTGCCGGTGCACGGCTACGAGATCCACCACGGCCAGGTGTCCGACGCCGACCCCGGCCTGCCGCCGCTGCTCCGCTACACCGACGGCACGGGCGAGGGCGCTCGGCTGGGCGCGATTCAGGGCACCCACTGGCACGGCGCGTTCGAGTCCGACGGCTTCCGGCGCCGGTTCCTCACCGAGGTCGCCGCGCTGTCCGGCCGGACCGGGTTCAAGGTCGCGCCCGACACGTCGTTCGCCGCCGCCCGGGAGCGCACCCTGGACCTGCTCGGCGACCTGGTCGAGGAGCACCTCGACACCGACGCGCTGTGGCGGCTCATCGAGTCCGGGCCGCCCGCCGACCTGCCGTTCATCCCACCCGGCGCGCCGACCATCTGA
- the ssb gene encoding single-stranded DNA-binding protein, which translates to MFDTYVTIVGNVLTAPEWRRTTQSNTLVANFKVASTARRLDRESGRWVDGNSLRVRVNCWRRLAEGVAASVAVGDPVVVAGRLYTRDWTDDAGNHRTLYELEAVAVGHDLSRGRARFLRNRPSMTTSSVEDADAEHRVHGEATEPVPVAQAPVSFDDRPFDDEFGPESATSRVGLSAGMDPTADDLDELADPFDERPDHPTAEADDLAGEEEGQAVTDEPDPAGAAPGVTGTGRARRGRGRAPVPA; encoded by the coding sequence ATGTTCGATACGTACGTCACGATCGTCGGCAACGTGCTGACCGCGCCGGAGTGGCGCCGGACCACCCAGAGCAACACTCTGGTGGCCAACTTCAAGGTGGCCTCGACCGCCCGCCGGCTCGACCGGGAGAGCGGCCGCTGGGTCGACGGCAACAGCCTCCGGGTGCGCGTGAACTGCTGGCGGAGGCTGGCCGAGGGGGTGGCCGCGTCGGTGGCGGTGGGCGACCCGGTGGTGGTGGCGGGCCGCCTCTACACGCGCGACTGGACCGACGACGCCGGCAACCACCGCACCCTCTACGAGCTGGAGGCGGTGGCCGTGGGGCACGACCTGTCCCGGGGCCGGGCCCGCTTCCTGCGCAACCGGCCCAGCATGACGACCAGCAGCGTCGAGGACGCCGACGCGGAGCACCGGGTGCACGGCGAGGCCACCGAGCCGGTGCCGGTCGCACAGGCGCCGGTGTCGTTCGACGACCGGCCGTTCGACGACGAGTTCGGGCCGGAGTCCGCCACCTCGCGGGTCGGGCTCTCCGCCGGGATGGACCCGACCGCGGACGATCTCGACGAGCTGGCCGACCCCTTCGACGAGCGGCCCGACCACCCGACCGCCGAGGCGGACGACCTGGCTGGCGAGGAGGAGGGTCAGGCGGTCACCGACGAGCCGGATCCAGCCGGTGCGGCGCCGGGTGTCACCGGGACCGGGCGGGCCCGGCGAGGCCGGGGACGGGCCCCGGTGCCCGCCTGA
- a CDS encoding cobalamin biosynthesis protein: MRQATAMANAAGLVAGYALDSLLGDPQRWHPVAGFGRAAGALERRIYRPERSAGAAFTALAVGAPVLLGVAAGLATRRHPVARAALVAVGTWTVLGGRTLRHESRLMARALQAGDLPAARGRLNHLCGRDPSALDEPELARATVESVAENTSDAVVAPLVWGAVAGLPGLLGYRAANTLDAMVGHRSPRYARFGTPAARLDDLLNLAPARLTGLLTVAVAPAAHGDRAAAWRVWRRDRNDHPSPNAGQCEAAMAGALGVRLGGRNVYFGREETRPFLGDGPRPEARHLKRAARISGAVGLAALGLAAAYPVTVGRLVGVTGRAALRALGGTRPGSGRAAGSGRAAGSRRAADSGRAAGSGR, encoded by the coding sequence GTGCGGCAGGCGACCGCCATGGCGAACGCGGCGGGACTGGTGGCGGGCTACGCCCTGGACTCGCTGCTCGGCGATCCCCAACGGTGGCACCCGGTGGCCGGCTTCGGCCGCGCCGCCGGCGCCCTGGAGCGACGGATCTACCGGCCCGAGCGGTCGGCGGGCGCGGCGTTCACCGCGCTCGCGGTCGGCGCGCCCGTGCTGCTCGGTGTGGCCGCCGGCCTCGCCACCCGGCGTCACCCGGTGGCCCGGGCCGCGCTGGTGGCCGTCGGCACCTGGACCGTGCTGGGCGGGCGCACGCTGCGGCACGAGTCGCGGCTGATGGCCCGGGCGTTGCAGGCCGGCGACCTGCCCGCCGCGCGCGGCCGGCTCAACCACCTCTGCGGGCGGGACCCATCGGCGCTCGACGAGCCGGAACTGGCCCGGGCCACCGTCGAGTCGGTCGCCGAGAACACCTCCGACGCGGTGGTCGCCCCGCTGGTCTGGGGCGCCGTCGCCGGGCTGCCCGGCCTGCTCGGCTACCGGGCGGCGAACACGCTCGACGCCATGGTGGGCCACCGCTCGCCCCGCTACGCCCGGTTCGGCACCCCGGCGGCCCGCCTCGATGACCTGCTCAACCTGGCCCCCGCCCGGCTGACCGGGCTGCTCACCGTCGCCGTGGCGCCGGCCGCGCACGGGGACCGCGCGGCCGCCTGGCGGGTCTGGCGGCGCGACCGCAACGACCACCCGAGCCCGAACGCGGGCCAGTGCGAGGCGGCGATGGCCGGGGCGCTCGGCGTCCGGCTTGGTGGGCGCAACGTCTACTTCGGCCGCGAGGAGACCCGGCCGTTCCTCGGGGACGGTCCCCGGCCCGAGGCGCGGCACCTGAAGCGGGCCGCCCGGATCTCCGGCGCGGTCGGGCTGGCCGCGCTGGGCCTCGCGGCGGCGTACCCGGTGACGGTCGGTCGCCTGGTCGGCGTGACCGGCCGCGCCGCGCTGCGCGCGCTGGGCGGGACACGACCGGGAAGCGGGCGAGCAGCGGGGAGCGGGCGAGCAGCGGGGAGCAGACGAGCAGCGGACAGCGGGCGCGCAGCGGGGAGCGGGCGATGA
- a CDS encoding ATP-dependent DNA ligase — MRHVRFVELAATSAAVGATSGRRAKVELLAAALRSLDPDEVPAGAGYLAGELRQRQTGVGWASLRDLPPPAAEPTLTVGGVDAAIEEIAAVGGAGSQARRRELVGRLFAAATADEQRLLVGLFRGELRQGAQAGLLTEAVARAADVPVAAVRRALLLAGDLRAVAVAALSGGAAALAGFGLQVGRPLAPMLAQSAPTVDEALTATGVPAVVDVKLDGIRIQVHRSGQDIAVFTRSLDDITGRLPEVVAAVRALPARELVLDGEAIGLDAEGRPLPFQETSSRAARRTTASTTGRTPVAPAVLAAAERANETVLTPYFFDLLHLDGVDLIDLPGRERWAALARVVDPTLLVGRVEVDDAEQAGAAFAAAVDAGQEGVVVKDPAAPYDAGRRGAAWVKVKPRHTLDLVVLAVEWGSGRRQGWLSNLHLGARDPRTGEFVMLGKTFKGLTDELLRWQTERFLGLAVEKGDWVVRVRPEQVVEIAFDGVQTSSRYPGGMALRFARVIRYRDDKTAAEADTIDAVRAIHAGRVTD, encoded by the coding sequence ATGAGGCACGTGCGGTTTGTTGAGCTGGCGGCCACGTCGGCAGCGGTGGGGGCCACCAGCGGCCGGCGGGCCAAGGTGGAGCTGCTGGCCGCCGCGCTGCGGTCACTCGACCCCGACGAGGTGCCGGCGGGCGCCGGCTACCTGGCCGGCGAGCTGCGGCAGCGGCAGACCGGCGTGGGCTGGGCGAGCCTGCGTGACCTGCCCCCACCGGCCGCCGAGCCGACCCTGACCGTGGGCGGCGTCGACGCGGCGATCGAGGAGATCGCGGCGGTCGGCGGTGCGGGCTCGCAGGCCCGGCGCCGCGAGCTGGTCGGCCGGCTCTTCGCCGCGGCGACCGCCGACGAGCAGCGGCTGCTGGTCGGCCTGTTCCGGGGCGAGCTGCGTCAGGGCGCCCAGGCCGGCCTGCTCACCGAGGCGGTGGCCCGGGCCGCCGACGTGCCGGTGGCGGCCGTCCGGCGGGCCCTGCTGCTCGCCGGCGACCTGCGGGCCGTGGCGGTCGCGGCGCTCTCCGGCGGGGCGGCCGCACTGGCCGGGTTCGGCCTCCAGGTGGGCCGCCCGCTCGCTCCCATGCTGGCGCAGAGCGCGCCCACGGTCGACGAGGCGCTCACCGCCACCGGCGTCCCGGCCGTGGTCGACGTGAAGCTCGACGGCATCCGCATCCAGGTGCACCGGTCCGGCCAGGACATCGCGGTCTTCACGCGCAGCCTGGACGACATCACCGGGCGGCTGCCCGAGGTGGTGGCCGCCGTCCGCGCGCTCCCCGCCCGGGAGCTGGTGCTCGACGGCGAGGCGATCGGGCTGGACGCCGAGGGCCGCCCGCTGCCGTTCCAGGAGACCTCCAGCCGGGCCGCGCGGCGCACCACCGCGAGCACCACGGGGCGCACGCCGGTGGCGCCCGCCGTGCTCGCCGCGGCCGAGCGGGCCAACGAGACGGTGCTGACGCCGTACTTCTTCGATCTGCTGCACCTCGACGGCGTGGACCTGATCGACCTGCCCGGCCGGGAGCGGTGGGCCGCGCTGGCCCGCGTGGTCGATCCGACGCTGCTGGTCGGCCGGGTGGAGGTGGACGACGCCGAGCAGGCCGGCGCCGCCTTCGCGGCGGCGGTCGACGCGGGCCAGGAGGGGGTGGTGGTGAAGGATCCCGCCGCGCCCTACGACGCCGGCCGGCGCGGCGCGGCCTGGGTCAAGGTGAAGCCCCGGCACACTCTCGACCTCGTGGTGCTGGCCGTCGAGTGGGGCAGCGGCCGGCGGCAGGGCTGGCTCTCCAACCTGCACCTGGGCGCCCGCGACCCGCGCACCGGCGAGTTCGTGATGCTCGGCAAGACGTTCAAGGGGCTCACCGACGAGTTGCTGCGCTGGCAGACCGAGCGCTTCCTCGGGCTGGCCGTGGAGAAGGGCGACTGGGTGGTGCGGGTCCGGCCGGAGCAGGTGGTCGAGATCGCCTTCGACGGGGTGCAGACCAGCAGCCGCTACCCGGGCGGGATGGCGCTGCGCTTCGCCCGGGTGATCCGCTACCGGGACGACAAGACCGCCGCCGAGGCCGACACCATCGACGCGGTACGGGCCATCCACGCGGGCCGGGTCACCGACTGA
- a CDS encoding HPF/RaiA family ribosome-associated protein: MSAVANPATVAECLRVGAGFSQGDRNWIAEQFATLDARLAGFHADATELEVSVKDRNARGQKVTLECWVAGRQKIVTTSAEEDLHAALNDVRDDLRRRLNDAKTRQEPRHNKHLREIDQPEGVPAQAAERADAETV; encoded by the coding sequence ATGAGCGCCGTGGCGAACCCCGCGACCGTGGCCGAGTGCCTGCGGGTCGGCGCCGGGTTCTCCCAGGGCGACCGCAACTGGATCGCGGAGCAGTTCGCGACCCTCGACGCCCGGCTCGCCGGGTTCCACGCCGACGCCACCGAACTGGAGGTGTCGGTCAAGGACCGGAACGCCCGGGGCCAGAAGGTCACCCTGGAGTGCTGGGTGGCGGGCCGCCAGAAGATCGTCACCACCTCCGCGGAGGAGGACCTGCACGCCGCGCTCAACGACGTCCGGGACGACCTGCGCCGCCGGCTCAACGACGCGAAGACCCGGCAGGAGCCCCGCCACAACAAGCACCTGCGCGAGATCGACCAGCCCGAGGGCGTGCCCGCGCAGGCCGCCGAGCGGGCCGACGCCGAGACGGTCTGA
- a CDS encoding uridine kinase family protein, with product MTVAVVEAYAGLARRVLAGPARLGRTRLVAVDGPSGAGKSVFATRLADAVAALPGAARPPVVRTDDLLDGWDDQFTFWPRLEEWVLGPVRAGRLGAYRRYSWVRRRFLDRPVPVPAGPVLIVEGVSAARAVIRPELTLSVLVTAPADLRLSRALARDGAEILPELRRWHTGERAHFAADGTGAAVDLVVDGAPDLPHDAERYYVRRSGRTGSDGAGR from the coding sequence GTGACGGTGGCGGTGGTCGAGGCGTACGCCGGGTTGGCTCGGCGGGTGCTGGCCGGGCCGGCGCGGTTGGGGCGTACCCGACTGGTGGCCGTCGACGGGCCGAGCGGCGCGGGCAAGAGCGTCTTCGCGACGCGGCTCGCGGACGCTGTGGCGGCGCTGCCCGGCGCTGCGCGGCCGCCGGTGGTCCGCACCGACGACCTGCTCGACGGTTGGGACGACCAGTTCACCTTCTGGCCGCGGCTGGAGGAGTGGGTGCTCGGGCCGGTCCGGGCGGGCCGGCTGGGGGCCTACCGCCGGTACAGCTGGGTGCGCCGGCGCTTCCTGGACCGGCCGGTGCCGGTGCCCGCCGGGCCGGTGCTGATCGTGGAGGGGGTGAGCGCCGCCCGGGCGGTGATCCGGCCGGAGCTGACCCTGTCGGTGCTCGTCACCGCGCCGGCCGACCTGCGGCTGTCCCGGGCGCTCGCCCGCGACGGCGCGGAGATCCTGCCCGAGCTGCGCCGCTGGCATACCGGGGAGCGGGCGCACTTCGCCGCCGACGGCACCGGGGCCGCGGTGGACCTGGTCGTCGACGGCGCCCCTGACCTGCCGCACGACGCCGAGCGCTACTACGTCCGCCGGTCCGGGAGGACGGGCTCGGACGGCGCGGGCAGGTAA
- a CDS encoding alpha/beta hydrolase, giving the protein MEPDVLGPPYERHTIDLGTDDEGPVVATLVRRRAERPTGRAVLYVHGFVDYFFQTHVADFFAERGWDFYALDLRKYGRSLQPHQTPNFCRDLSDYFPELDAAAKIVREDDGHDTLLAMGHSTGGLIISLWAHARREAGLVDGIVLNSPFFDINAPWLVRRPLAAAVSRLGRRAPQRILPFGLGTVYGESLHADHRGEWRYDLAWKPLAGFPVRAGWINAIRAGQRQLRAGLDIPVPVLLACSTRSYRGTKWHESATLSDAVLDVEHMVRWAPRLGRHVTLARFDGGLHDLTLSGPAVREKVFAEVGRWAEGFLGAGPTPPAPRRPADEPAGATTEG; this is encoded by the coding sequence GTGGAACCCGACGTGCTGGGACCGCCGTACGAGCGGCACACGATCGACCTGGGCACCGACGACGAGGGTCCGGTCGTCGCGACCCTGGTCCGCCGGCGGGCGGAGCGCCCGACCGGCCGGGCCGTGCTCTACGTGCACGGCTTCGTCGACTACTTCTTCCAGACCCACGTCGCCGACTTCTTCGCCGAGCGCGGTTGGGACTTCTACGCGCTCGACCTGCGGAAATACGGCCGCAGCCTGCAACCGCACCAGACCCCGAACTTCTGCCGCGACCTGAGCGACTACTTCCCGGAGCTAGACGCCGCCGCGAAGATCGTCCGCGAGGACGACGGCCACGACACCCTGCTCGCCATGGGCCACTCCACCGGCGGCCTGATCATCTCGCTGTGGGCGCACGCCCGCCGTGAGGCCGGCCTGGTCGACGGGATCGTCCTGAACAGCCCCTTCTTCGACATCAACGCCCCCTGGCTGGTCCGCCGACCCCTCGCGGCCGCCGTCTCCCGGCTGGGCCGCCGGGCGCCGCAGCGCATCCTCCCGTTCGGCCTGGGCACCGTGTACGGCGAGAGCCTGCACGCCGACCACCGCGGCGAGTGGCGTTACGACCTGGCCTGGAAGCCGCTCGCCGGGTTCCCGGTGCGGGCCGGCTGGATCAACGCGATCCGCGCCGGGCAGCGCCAGCTCCGGGCCGGCCTGGACATCCCCGTGCCGGTGCTGCTGGCCTGCTCGACCCGCAGCTACCGGGGCACGAAGTGGCACGAGTCGGCCACCCTTTCCGACGCGGTGCTGGACGTGGAGCACATGGTCCGCTGGGCGCCCCGCCTCGGCCGGCACGTCACCCTGGCCCGGTTCGACGGCGGGCTGCACGACCTGACCCTGTCCGGCCCCGCCGTACGCGAGAAGGTGTTCGCGGAGGTCGGGCGGTGGGCGGAGGGCTTCCTCGGCGCCGGGCCGACCCCTCCCGCGCCGCGGCGGCCGGCCGACGAGCCGGCCGGAGCGACGACCGAGGGCTGA
- a CDS encoding rhodanese-like domain-containing protein, whose protein sequence is MSPGVDALLEQARAGLRRLTPHDAVEAVRTGALLVDTRTEAQRREQGELPGAIVIDRTVLEWRLDPASAWRIPESTSYDRQIVVVCRQGYSSSLAAASLQALGLRQATDMIGGVQGWREAGLPISDRPADVRY, encoded by the coding sequence ATGAGTCCGGGCGTCGACGCCCTCCTCGAACAGGCCCGGGCCGGCCTCCGCCGGCTCACCCCGCACGACGCCGTCGAGGCGGTCCGCACCGGCGCGCTGCTGGTCGACACGCGCACCGAGGCGCAGCGCCGCGAGCAGGGCGAGCTGCCCGGGGCGATCGTCATCGACCGGACCGTGCTGGAGTGGCGGCTGGACCCGGCCAGCGCCTGGCGCATCCCCGAGTCCACCAGCTACGACCGGCAGATCGTGGTGGTGTGCCGGCAGGGCTACAGCTCCAGCCTGGCGGCCGCCAGCCTCCAGGCGCTCGGGCTGCGGCAGGCCACCGACATGATCGGCGGGGTGCAGGGGTGGCGGGAGGCGGGCCTGCCGATATCCGACCGCCCCGCCGACGTCCGCTACTGA
- a CDS encoding dipeptidase: protein MSESEVRAAVERELPGVRADLERLVRIPGIAFEGFDHSHVERSAEAVAELLRGCGLDTKIVRSGGQPAVIGTKPAPPGAPTVLLYAHHDVQPVGDLSLWESDPFEPVERDGRLYGRGAADDKAGIMAHVAALRAFGDRLPVGVVLFIEGEEEYGSDSLEQLLIAHREELASDVIVIADSGNWDIGVPALTTSLRGIVNCFVEVRTLDHAVHSGMFGGAVPDALTTLVKLLATLHDDAGNVAVEGLVGREGAVVDYPEDRFRAEAGLIYGAQLFGTGRITDRLWTKPALAILGVDAPATAEAPNALVPAAKAKLSVRLAPGDDPKQAYAALIAHLEKHAPWGAQVTVTFEHDGAPCVIDATGPMFDAARAAFREAWDGTDPVDIGVGGSIPFIATFQEMFPAAAILVTGVEDPHARAHGPNESLHLGEFARVCAAEALLLAKVAAVGAQRA from the coding sequence ATGTCCGAGTCCGAGGTGCGGGCCGCCGTCGAGCGGGAACTCCCCGGCGTCCGTGCCGACCTCGAGCGACTCGTCCGCATTCCGGGCATCGCCTTCGAGGGCTTCGACCACTCGCACGTCGAGCGCTCCGCCGAGGCGGTGGCGGAGCTGCTGCGCGGCTGCGGCCTCGACACGAAGATCGTGCGCTCCGGCGGCCAGCCCGCGGTGATCGGGACGAAGCCGGCCCCGCCCGGCGCGCCCACCGTCCTCCTGTACGCCCACCACGACGTCCAGCCGGTCGGCGACCTGTCGCTCTGGGAGTCCGACCCGTTCGAGCCGGTGGAGCGGGACGGCCGCCTCTACGGCCGCGGCGCCGCCGATGACAAGGCCGGCATCATGGCGCACGTCGCGGCGCTGCGCGCGTTCGGCGACCGGCTCCCGGTCGGCGTGGTCCTCTTCATCGAGGGCGAGGAGGAGTACGGCTCGGACTCGCTGGAGCAGCTGCTCATCGCGCACCGCGAGGAGCTGGCGTCGGACGTCATCGTCATCGCCGACTCCGGCAACTGGGACATCGGGGTGCCCGCGCTGACCACCTCGCTGCGCGGCATCGTCAACTGCTTCGTGGAGGTGCGCACCCTCGACCACGCGGTGCACAGCGGCATGTTCGGCGGCGCGGTGCCCGACGCGCTCACCACGCTGGTGAAGCTGCTCGCCACGCTGCACGACGACGCCGGCAACGTGGCCGTCGAGGGCCTGGTCGGTCGCGAGGGGGCCGTCGTCGACTACCCGGAGGACCGGTTCCGCGCCGAGGCCGGACTGATCTACGGCGCGCAGCTCTTCGGCACCGGCCGGATCACCGACCGGCTGTGGACCAAGCCGGCTCTCGCGATCCTCGGTGTGGACGCACCGGCCACCGCGGAGGCGCCGAACGCGCTGGTCCCGGCGGCCAAGGCGAAGCTGAGCGTACGGCTGGCGCCGGGCGACGACCCGAAGCAGGCGTACGCGGCGCTCATCGCGCACCTGGAGAAGCACGCCCCCTGGGGCGCCCAGGTGACGGTGACCTTCGAGCACGACGGCGCGCCCTGCGTCATCGACGCCACCGGGCCGATGTTCGACGCGGCGCGGGCGGCGTTCCGGGAGGCCTGGGACGGCACCGACCCGGTCGACATCGGCGTGGGCGGATCGATCCCGTTCATCGCCACCTTCCAGGAGATGTTCCCCGCCGCGGCGATCCTCGTGACCGGCGTGGAGGACCCGCACGCCCGGGCGCACGGGCCGAACGAGAGCCTGCACCTGGGCGAGTTCGCGCGGGTCTGCGCGGCCGAGGCGCTGCTGCTGGCGAAGGTCGCCGCGGTGGGCGCGCAGCGGGCCTGA